A portion of the Oncorhynchus nerka isolate Pitt River linkage group LG27, Oner_Uvic_2.0, whole genome shotgun sequence genome contains these proteins:
- the LOC115111726 gene encoding tissue-type plasminogen activator encodes MARILGLLLFLSALYCSLADKIELRRAKRGTRYYRARCVDGQSGAVRGYGDTWMRWRGQRVEYCRCASQGRERCHYVPVITCYQSRCYNGGTCKEAVYSTDFLCQCPPGFTGAQCEINTNEKCVVGQGKGYRGTWSISRIGSECINWNSTTLRGKKFTAKKPEANSLGLGNHNFCRNPDNDTKPWCYVYKGNQIVWEFCTLSSCPADQRPVECVQASGQTYRGTKAVTKRGSSCLPWDSPLITRKFYNAWRSDARQLGLGSHNFCRNPDGDLSPWCHVYKNMKLTWELCDITKCTRRPTTITTLGPRAPTSNNNNRGTCGQRADNNLPSFRILGGARKSDITEQPWQAAINVYQPRNKAHIFQCGGVLIDSCWVLSAAHCFDNGLKPERLQVVLGRTFRKNSSGSEQIFEVEKYWSHEKYNETNFDNDIVLMKLKSDIGLCAVNSPEVLPACLPDPGLVLPDWTECEISGYGKEKEFDAMYSERVKRGHVRLWPQDRCVPTVLSERVVTSNMLCAGDTRGLDDACKGDSGGPLVCPKDGRMTLMGLISWGDGCGKKDKPGVYTRVTQYTDWISSKKQETSQ; translated from the exons ATGGCCAGAATATTGGGACTGCTGCTCTTCCTGTCAGCTCTCTACTGCTCCCTAGCGGACAAA ATTGAGCTCCGTCGCGCGAAGAGAGGGACACGCTACTATAGAG cgcGTTGTGTGGATGGCCAGTCAGGTGCGGTGCGTGGTTATGGGGACACATGGATGAGATGGAGGGGCCAGCGTGTGGAGTACTGCCGCTGTGCATCACAAGGACGAGAGCGTTGTCACTACGTGCCCGTCATCA CCTGCTATCAGTCAAGGTGCTACAACGGGGGAACCTGTAAGGAGGCGGTCTACTCCACTGACTTCCTGTGCCAGTGTCCACCAGGCTTCACAGGAGCCCAGTGTGAAATAA acacCAATGAGAAGTGCGTGGTGGGCCAGGGTAAAGGATACCGTGGTACGTGGAGTATCAGTCGGATCGGCTCAGAGTGTATCAACTGGAACTCTACCACCCTCAGAGGGAAGAAGTTCACAGCCAAGAAACCAGAGGCTAACAGCCTGGGGCTGGGCAACCACAACTtctgcag gaatcCAGACAATGATACTAAGCCATGGTGTTATGTCTACAAGGGAAACCAAATAGTCTGGGAGTTCTGTACTCTCTCCAGCTGCCCAGCAG ACCAGAGGCCAGTGGAGTGTGTGCAGGCCTCGGGGCAGACGTACAGGGGGACGAAGGCCGTCACTAAGAGGGGCTCCAGCTGTCTTCCCTGGGACTCACCCCTCATCACCCGCAAGTTCTACAACGCATGGAGGTCTGACGCCAGACAGCTGGGGCTGGGGAGTCACAACTTCTGCAG GAACCCAGACGGTGATCTCAGCCCCTGGTGTCACGTCTACAAGAACATGAAGCTGACCTGGGAACTCTGCGATATCACCAAATGCA CGAGGAGACCAACCACCATTACTACTCTAGGCCCCAGGGCTCccaccagcaacaacaacaacagag GTACCTGTGGCCAGCGTGCTGACAACAATCTCCCCTCCTTCCGTATCCTGGGAGGAGCCCGGAAGAGTGACATCACAGAGCAGCCATGGCAGGCAGCCATAAACGTGTACCAGCCCAGAAACAAAGCACACATCTTCCAGTGTGGAGGGGTCCTTATAGACTCCTGCTGGGTCCTCTCTGCTGCACACTGCTTCGACAACGG GTTAAAACCAGAGCGGCTGCAGGTGGTTCTAGGCAGGACGTTTCGTAAGAACTCCTCCGGCAGTGAGCAGATCTTTGAGGTGGAGAAGTACTGGAGCCACGAGAAGTACAACGAGACAAACTTTGACAACGACATTG tcTTGATGAAGTTGAAGAGTGATATTGGCCTGTGTGCTGTGAACTCGCCGGAGGTCCTAcccgcctgtctgcctgacccAGGCCTGGTACTGCCCGACTGGACCGAGTGTGAGATCTCTGGCTACGGCAAGGAGAAAGAGT TTGATGCGATGTACTCTGAGCGGGTGAAGAGGGGTCACGTGAGGTTGTGGCCTCAGGACCGCTGTGTCCCTACTGTCTTATCTGAACGTGTGGTCACCTCCAACATGCTGTGTGCCGGGGACACCCGGGGTCTGGACGACGCCTGCAAG GGGGACTCTGGTGGTCCTCTTGTCTGTCCCAAGGATGGGAGGATGACTCTGATGGGGCTGATCAGCTGGGGAGATGGATGTGGGAAGAAAGACAAGCCTGGGGTGTACACACGTGTTACACAATACACTGACTGGATCAGCAGCAAGAAACAGGAAACTAGCcagtaa